The segment ACTCTGGGGCAGGCGGATCTGTTGCGGCGGGCGGTCTCCAAGAAGAAGCGGGAGGTCCTGGACGAACAGCGGGCGGCCTTTATCTCCGGTTGTGTGGCCCGTGGGTACAGCGAGGAGACAGGGCGGAAGGTGTATGACCTGATCCTCCGTTTTGCCGATTACGGCTTCAACCGGAGCCACTCCGCAGCTTACGCCGTTCTCGCCTACCAGACGGCATTTCTGAAAGCCAATCATCCGCTGCCCTTTATGGCGGCCTTGATGACCACTGTGATGGGCAGTCACGGGAAGATGGCGGAGTATATCGAGGATTGCCGCAAACACGGAATTCCGGTGCTTCCCCCCGATATCCATGAAAGTGAGCATGGATTTTCAGTGGTGGGCGGAGGGATCCGGATGGGGATGGCCGCTGTCAAAAACGTGGGCAGCCACGCGATCGAGTCGATTCTTCAAGAACGACGGAAAGGTCGGTTCCGGGATCTGTTCGATTTTTGCCGCCGGGTGAACTTGCGCACCTGCAACCGACGGGTGATCGAGTCCCTGATCCAGTGTGGGGCGATGGATCACCTGCCGGGTCACCGGGCCCGTCTGTTGGCCATGTTGGATGAGGCGATGGAACAAGGGGGGGAATATCAAAAACAGCAATCCGACGATCAGCTCCAACTGTTTCATGATCCTCAGACCAGCTCCCGGACCCGGTTCACCTACGACGGCGTCAAACCCTTCACTCCCCGGGAAGAGCTGGAGATGGAGCGGGAGCTGTTGGGCCTTTATCTGTCCGGTCATCCCCTGGATCCCTTCCGGCGGGTCATCTCTTCCCGCACCACCCATCGCCTGGAGGATCTGGCGGATTGCCGGGAGGAGGAGCGTGTGACGGTGGCGGGATTGATCCGGGAGGTGAAGGCGATCACCACCCGCAAAGGAGAGCCGATGGCCTTTGCCACCCTGGAAGATCACACCGCACAGACGGAAGTGGTGGTGTTTCCCCGGGCCTTGCGCCAATTCCGGTCCCTCTTGCAGACGGACCGGGCCGTCCTGGTGACGGGCCGGGTCAACGGGCATGAACAGGGAAACAAAGTTTTGGTGGATCGGGTGGAAGACTTGCAGTCGCTTCCGGAACCGAAACCGGACCGGGTCCGGGAAGCGGAAGATCAGGAATTGGCAGATGCGGCGGTCTACATCCGGATTCCTCCCGAGAGGGAAGGGGCCGAGGTGCTCAGGCGCCTGAAAGCTCTCTTGCTCTCCAATGGAGGAGGGGTGCCGGTCCGGCTTTTTTATGAAGGGACCGGAAAGGTGTTGGAGCTCCCTGTGGACAAATACGGGATTCAGCCTTCCGATGCATTGAAAAGGCGGGTGGAGGATATACTGGGAACGCATTCTTTCCGCATGGGAGCCTCTTCCCGCACCGGAGGCGGGGGGGAATCATAAAATGTTCCATGACCGGGAGGAAGAAGGTGGTACCTTTTGTTTTACCGCCATGTGGTGGAGCTTTTGAACCGGCGGGGGGTCACCCTGGAGGAGATCGCGGAGATCGCCTTTGACCTGCAGCGACCCTATAACGACGAATTGAGCCGGGAGCAGTGTCTGGAGAGTGTGGAACAGGTGCTTCGCAAGCGGGAGGTGCAAAACGCCCTCATCACCGGGGTGGCTCTGGATGAATTGGCAGAGCGAAAAAAACTTCCCCAGCCCTTGCAGAAGATGTTGGAAGTGGACGAACCTCTGTACGGCATCGACGAAATCCTGGCTCTCTCCATCACCAATGTCTACGGAACGATCGGATTGACCAGTTTCGGCTATTTGGATAAAACCAAGCAGGGTATCCTGGGGAAGCTGAACAATCACAACGGAGGCATCCACGTCTTTCTTGATGACCTGGTGGCCGGCATCGCCGCCGCCGCATCCGCCCGCATCGCCCATGAACACCCGGATATGGAACGCTATCGGGCGGACTTTGACCTCCACGAAAAAGGACCGGTGGAATAACCGGTCTTTTTGTGTTGCAACGGCATGAGCGCCAAGGAAGGACCCGGCATCCAAGAGTCGATTGGCCTCCTTTCCCGCCGAAAACCCAATCCCGACCTGCACTATCGGACCCATGGATTAAAATGACTTGTCCGCCAAGTCTAAAGTGGTTCCTCATCATTTTGATTACTACTTCCCCCATGATGGCCGCGATGATAGCAGATTAGGGATACCATTTGCGGACATAGTCTGGGGTTACCGCCCTGAGCTTCTGTATATCAGTACGGTGATCAATACTACTTCCACTCCCGCTTAACAAAGGACTGCCACCCCAGAATCAAATACAGAAGGAACGTGAAGGTCACGATCATCCAGAAGGAGAGTGGATGAAAGCGGGTGGGTATGGGGCTGTCTTGGGGATCCATCGCAAAAAAGGGTGGAGCGAATGGAAACCAAGCCGCCAAATAGGAGACCATTCCACTTACCAAGAGATTAGGTAGAACCAGTGAAACATTCAAGGCCAGGGATTTTCCAAACCCGGTCACCTTTTGGGAAATCCACAGCTGCAGAGCGGCCAGGGGGAAGATAGAGAGCCAACCCAGGACTCCGTACATCAGGAGCTGGCTCCATGGGATCTCTCCCGGCGGTTGAAGAATCCAACCCGTGATCAGAAAGGTGACGAAAAAGGCGATCTGGACCAAAGCCATCAGCGTGATCAGCATCAAAAATTTGGCCAGGTACAGGCTGTTTTTGGAAACCGGGAGGCTGAGCAACTGTTTCCAGGCCTTGTTTTTGTGCTCATAATAGCAGATCAGGGAAGCAAAGATCCCTGTGTATAAAGGAAAGAAAAAAAGAGAATGGAAGGTTTGTGACTGGCGATAGAGTTCAGACCAACTGGGAGGGAAGATCTCTTGGAAGCTCTCCATATATATTGCACCCAGTCCGGAGTTAATCAGGGCATCCAGTACAATCAGGAGAAAAACAACGGACCACTGCACTTTTACAAATTCCAATGAATACAGCCGCAACAAAACGAAATCCCTCCTTTTTCACTTCCACTCCAATCGTTGAAACCATGCGGCGGTTATAATCAATAGGAAGAGACTCACCCCCAAGCTTACCTGCAACCAAAAGAGATGATCCGGCAAAAAGGGACTGACCAGTCCGGAGTAGGACCAAGGCAAGGCGTACAGCCATTCCATAGAAAACAAAGGCAAGAAGCGACCGGCGATGGCCCCCAGTACCCCACAGGCAATGGGGATGGCTTGGTTCTCCAGACGGATGGCCAAAAAAAGCTGAATAATTAAGATCGGGGTGTAGGCGAGAACACTGAAAAGCACCTGTTTGATCAGAAAGGCCAGCGGCAAGGGCGAGGAGATGAACAACACCCAGATCAGGATGGTTATAAGGATGATCACCATCGCCTTGAGCAGCATGAGGATCAGCACCCAGAAAAACTTGGCCAGGTACATCTGGAAACGGGGAAAGGGAAAGGCAAGAAGCTGTTTCCATCCTTTGGACTCATGTTCTGTCCCGGCAACCATGCTGGTGAGAATCGCTCCGGTTAAGAAAATGGAGAGGGGAAGAAACAGATA is part of the Kroppenstedtia eburnea genome and harbors:
- a CDS encoding phosphatidylglycerophosphatase A family protein encodes the protein MFYRHVVELLNRRGVTLEEIAEIAFDLQRPYNDELSREQCLESVEQVLRKREVQNALITGVALDELAERKKLPQPLQKMLEVDEPLYGIDEILALSITNVYGTIGLTSFGYLDKTKQGILGKLNNHNGGIHVFLDDLVAGIAAAASARIAHEHPDMERYRADFDLHEKGPVE
- a CDS encoding ABC transporter permease, with protein sequence MLRLYSLEFVKVQWSVVFLLIVLDALINSGLGAIYMESFQEIFPPSWSELYRQSQTFHSLFFFPLYTGIFASLICYYEHKNKAWKQLLSLPVSKNSLYLAKFLMLITLMALVQIAFFVTFLITGWILQPPGEIPWSQLLMYGVLGWLSIFPLAALQLWISQKVTGFGKSLALNVSLVLPNLLVSGMVSYLAAWFPFAPPFFAMDPQDSPIPTRFHPLSFWMIVTFTFLLYLILGWQSFVKREWK
- a CDS encoding ABC transporter permease, whose translation is MNLRLLKAEGAKLGLICFLLPVGSGLLLIAVTVAQWQYHLRWGSGDDYVIFNMMYLFLPLSIFLTGAILTSMVAGTEHESKGWKQLLAFPFPRFQMYLAKFFWVLILMLLKAMVIILITILIWVLFISSPLPLAFLIKQVLFSVLAYTPILIIQLFLAIRLENQAIPIACGVLGAIAGRFLPLFSMEWLYALPWSYSGLVSPFLPDHLFWLQVSLGVSLFLLIITAAWFQRLEWK